The segment TAAGATTCGCCTGGATCAAGGTTTTGATCTTGCTGTAGAGTGTTTGCCATGGCGAGATCGACGATCGCTTTTGTTTCAATCCAATCAAGGGATAAGACGGCTTTAATTTCAGGGCGTGAGGCATTGCTGAGTTCTTGTGCAACGACATCGGGAATCAGAACTTTGCCATAGATGCTCTGAAGTAACCAAAGATGATTGACGATCGCTAAGTTTCCAATCGCGGAGGTGTCGCTAACGATGATCATAGCCAGCCGCGTTCTTGAAGATGTTGCACGTCTTGTTGGAATTCTTCAACATCGTAATGGATGCAGATGCCGCGATCGCCGATTAGCTTTTGGAAGTCCATGATGTGCATTCCTGCGATTTTGCTGGCGCTGCCGAGGCTGACGCGATCTTGCTGGAAAAGCGCAATTGCGAGTTCGCTGCGGAGTTCCGCTTCGCTGAGATGGAGAGAGTCGGGGATGTCGATCGTGATTTGCATGATTTAGGCTCCTTGGTCAGGGGTTTCACTCATTTTATCGAGATAGGTAATTGCTGCTTTTGACCAGACGCTTTCTTCGAGGTAGTGTTTGGCGATTTCTGCGAGGGTGGCTTTGATGGCTTGGAGATGACGCTCTGGATTGAGCAGTTGTTGGCGGAGGGTGACGAGGGGATGAGTTGTGGAGTGTTGAATCTTGGTAAATTCTGCATCGAGAATGGTGAGGGCTTGAGATTCGGTCTTGACTTGGGGATGTTGCGTTTGGAGTTGAGTGAGGAGAAGTGTGAGGTCAGCGATCGCTTTTTTGATTTCGGGATCTGTGGGATGGGTGTTTTCGATGTAGGTGTTCACTTGCTCAAAGATTTGAACTTTCTGAGCGTTGGAGAAGTTGTATTTAGATGAGTTGCTCATGATAGTTTGTTTAACCTCGGTAACGTTGGGATAGTTATTGATGATTGTGTGTGTGAGATCGCTGTTTTGTGGAATTTGTCGATCGATTTTCTGTGGTTCCAAATAGGCTTGATAAACTTCATAGTTGTAGAATTTACATCGTTCCTGAATCTCCAGAATGGAATCTAGAGGGTTAAATAGACCATTGTCTCGAAAATCAGTTTGTAAGAGATTTGATAAGTATTTCAGTTGTTCTGGCTTCCCCAAATCGCTCATAAGTTTCGCAGCTCTCCAACTGATCGTCAAATCTTGACTTGATAGGGCATCAAGAAGATATGGAAGTGTAATGTCGAAGCTAGAGCTTCCCAAAGCAATGGCAGCGGCATGACGAACTGTAGTATCTCTACTGTTTAAAGCCTCCAGAAGCATAGAAGATTTGATTTCAAAATCAGTCCTGGAGAGTGCTTCTAAAGCACTTGATTGAACTTCTTCATTAGAATTTGCTAAAGCTTCAACTAAAATATAAATTGCTTGTGGAGTACCGATCTTTTGTAATCCGAAAGTGATTGAGGATGCAATACTGACTCTATTGTTCAGTATTGTTTTGTCGTTTAACAATTCCTGCAATGCACAAATAGCTTTGTCTCCTCCTATTTTTGCAATTGCATCAATTGTCTCGCCTATAGAAAGAAGACCAGGAAGTAAGCTCTTGCTACCCAAGTTCTTTACTAAATTGACTAAATGGGGAATATCAGTTTCATCACTTATATCTCCCAGAATCTTTATTAATTGAGAGTAAGAAAAATCTTTGAATGTAAACATATCCGAATCTGCATTCCTGAAAGCTTCCTCAAACAATATAGATTTTGCAGTTTTGCTACCTATTTCTCCAAGTGCTTGAATTACTCTAAAATCTGTGAAGGGATTGTTAGTCGATAGTTGCTCTCGTAAAAATGGAATTGCATGGTCAGATTTTGTAAAACCTAGAAGTCTGATTCTCAGCGTTTGAGAAGGTGTTTTGCTGTTAAGTAAGGCAATATTGATGTTTTGTAGTTCTGGTTTGGTATGCTTAATGAGTTTTGCTCCAAACACTAAATCAATTGATACCGCTAGTTCAATCAGTCTTAAGACTTGTACTTCATCCTCTGCTAAGGATAATGCCATTGCTGTAGGTTCTGTCCACTTTAGATAGTTGAGATACTCTTTCTTCAGCGTCTCATCGTTTAGCCTTGGCAACTGCTCTAACAATGCCTCCGCTGCGTAATATTCCTGAATCAGTTGATGGCGAAATTCTAGTTCTTCCTGATTCGTTCCTGCTTGGATCAGATGATGCTTTTGCAAATCTCGCAAACACTTTCGCGTAAAGTCTTCAGCATAGGGTACTTTCTCCTCCAGAAATTGGGCGATCGCCCTAACCGCCGCCTCCCTGGAAATCGCCACCCGAAACTCCGTCGGCTTCTCCCCCTGCATCATCACCCAAGCTAACTGCTGAAGCACAGGCTTCCACCAAGCCTTATCGCTCTCAATTCGCACATCCTCTTTCAGATACTGCTCATACCCCTGCGTAAACCCCCGAAACACCAACCCCAAATTCTCAGGAATCGTCCCAGTTCGCTGAAACAAGCTACACAGCATCCACAGCAACAAAGGCGTTTGTCCCAACTCACGCAATCGAGCTTTTAACTGCCACAACATCTGTTCAGCTTGCTCTGGCACATAAGCCCGAACAAACTCCCGCATCTGAACTTCAGAAAGCGGCTGCATTTCTAGCTTCTTCTCAATTCCCAGATCGCCCCCGATGCTCAAATCTCGCGTGGTGAAGATCATCGGGAGTTTCGGATGATTGCGTCGAAAAGCGGAAAGCTGCGATCGAGCTTCTTCAGACGGCAACTCATTCACCCCATCAAACAGAATCAGCGCATTCTTCAGTGCTGTCTCAACCTGTTCAGCAGGCATCTCATGCCGAATCAATGAATCATGGATCAACTGCTCGATCGACCCTTGCCAGTAGCGCAATTCTACTAAGACAGGAATCCTTGCTTGCTGATTCGTCGCCTCTTCTAGCATGAGTCGCGCCAAAGCTGTAGACTTCCCCGATCCCGGTCGCCCGACTAATAAAACCTGCTGATCCGCATACTTCCGAAGCCCATCCAGCACGGAGAATCGCTCGACCTTCTCTTCTGTCTGTCGATCGCGCTCCTCCCGTTTCACCGTCTGCACCATCAAACCAAAGTCGAAAAACGGTGACGCTTCTCGCGACTGTCGTTGTTTTCCGGTCGCATCCGTTAGGGTATAGTACTCCCACCACTTGGCGTAAGTCGTGCGAATTGATGCGAAATAAGACTGGAAATCAAAAGTCATACAGAAGCGCGATCGCAAAACGCCATGTCTTTTATTCTACATCGCGCTTTTTTTCTGTTGCTCGATCGACCCTTCAAACAGGAGAACGGAGCAAGAAGAGTGGGGAGTAGGGAGGTACAAACAGAACCACTCCCCACTAAACTTAGAACAGCGATAGTAGCCGCAAATTCCATTCACCCAGGCAACCGCAATGCGACGCTCTGCCGAACTGATTAGATCTTAGATTTGACAAACGCAGCTAAGCGATCGAGTCCGCGCTCGATCGTATTCATATCCGTCGCGTAAGAGAAGCGAATATGATCGTCTGCGTCAAATGCAATTCCAGGAATTCCAGCAACTTTCTGTTCTGTCAGCAAACCATCACAAAACTCAAGCGAAGTCATGCCGAGCTGACTAATGTTGATAAACAGATAGAAAGCTCCATCCGGTTTTACACAAGTTAATTTGGGAATCGCAGTTACCCCGTCAAACATCACTTGTCGCCGCTCGGCAAAAGCTTGGCGCATCTTCTCGACACAATCTTGTGAACCTTCATACGCCGCGATCGCGCCATATTGAGCAAACGTACAGACATTCGAGGTGCTATGCCCTTGAATCTTCGTCACCGCTTTGATTAAATCCAGATTCCCCGCGAGATAGCCGACTCGCCAGCCCGTCATCGAATAAGCTTTGGCAAATCCATGACTGATAATTGTGCGCTCAAACGCTTCTGGACTGACAGCCCCAATGCTCAAATGCTCTGCACCGTCATAGAGCAAGCGCTCATAGATTTCGTCTGAAACCACGTAGATATTTTTCTCAACGATCACTTGAGCGATCGCGCGAATCTCATCTGGGGTGTAAACCATGCCCGTAGGATTTGAGGGCGAGTTGAGAATGAAAAGCTGCGTCTTATCTGTGATCGCTTGGCGCAACTGCTCTGGCGTAATTTTGTAGCCTGTTTCAGCCGTCGTTTTGACGATCACAGGCACACCCCCCGCGAGTTTGACCATTTCGGGATAACTCACCCAATAGGGAGCGGGAATAATCACTTCATCGCCCGGATCAATCATTGCCATCATCAAGTTGTAGAGCGAATGTTTACCGCCATTCGTCACGATGATATTTTCGGGAGCATAGGAGAGTTGATTCTCGGTTTGCAGTTTGTGCGCGATCGCTTCTCTTAAGAGCGGTTCTCCAGCAGCAGGGCCGTATCGAGTTTTACCTTGTTTCAACGCATCAACCGCCGCTTGCTTGATATGGTCTGGTGTATCGAAATCGGGTTCGCCTGCGCTAAAGCTACAGACATCAATACCGTCACGCTTCATCGCCTTGGCTTTTGCGTCGATCGCGAGGGTGAGCGATGGAGTCACCTGACTTACTCTTCCTGCCAGTTTCATATCAGTTCCAGAACGCGGAGGTTAAATTAGGATTTAGATCTTAACGTGATCCCCTGATCTTAAATGCTAATTTTTTTGGGAATTCAGGTTTGAGAGCAGCCTAAATTTCTTGTTATCCTGATTAAACTTCATTGAGCTAAACGCTTATGAGTGATGATCACGCTCAGATTCTCAATCGCTATCGCAAATTAGACAAAATCAAGCGCCAAATCGTACAGGTGTTCTCGGTTATGTATGAACCGATATACCGTGCAGCTTGTTTGAAATGTCTCCAGCATGCGGGGATCAGAGAGGGTGGGAAAGTCTTGAGCGATGCGATGCTGAAGACGAGACTCGATCGCTTAATTAATGATGAAATTTTAGTGCAAGTTTCAAACGGGTTTCAGTGCAATCCAGCGATCGTTGAAATTGCAACTCGGGACGCGATCGCAGACAACAAGTTTGAAACCCTGGTCGCCGCGATTGAGGCAGTGAATCCCATTCAAGTGCTCTCAGGCAGCGCTAAATATTTCAAGAATGAGCAACAGTTCTTGCGCGAATTTCGCATCGGCATCTATCGAAACGATCTCACCTACGCCAGTAAACAGTTTGAGCACTATTCTCGCTACAGCTTTAATCGAACAAAAATCACGATCGATGAAGCGATCTTTCAAGTCTGTAATCATCCATTCGATGCCAAATGGGTGCGCTCATTGCCACCACCCTTATATGAAACAGTCCTCCTCGGAATTTTGAATCATTCGGTGCAGCAATTCGTCCCCGCGAATGAGGCGTTTACGCTGCTTCAGGAAGATTGTCAGCAAAACAAGACTAAATTTAGTTGGCAACCGCTGCTTTTAGTCGAGCAACTGTTATTGAGAGGACAACTGGCTGAAGCACAATCTATTTTAGAACGCTTACCCGCAGAGCCAAGTGCCGCATTATCAGGATGGCTAAAAACGTTAAGTGGGGATTTCGAGACTGCGATCGCACAATATACGATCGGGCTTGCTGCCTTTCGCAAAGCTATCGGCAAACGCAAAGCCTATTTCAGCGGGCTACTTGGCATCTTTTTCATCTTGGCATTGCTAAAAGCGGGATCGACCGCTCAATTGAGTGAAGCTAAAACCTATGCAGGGATTGGAAAACAGGCAAAGAATTGGCTGAGTCCAACCTATGAAACGCTAGAGAAAATCATTCAGCTTCAGCAAGGAGACATTGGTCAGAAAGATTGGATTCTCGATTTAGCTCCTTATCGACATCAGCATGGCATCGAAACAATTGTGAATGCACTCGTCGTGTACTGGACAGACACATCGACTGCGAGATCCAGACTTTCAAGTGGACTCAGCGCTTTCTATGCTCAAGCTCAAGCCTCAGGCTATTACTGGGTCGCGCTAGAAGTTGCTATGTTACTCTCGCGATTCAAACCCAAGAGCGAATTTGTTGAAATTGCAGAACAACTTCAGCGATCGACCGAAATTGTTCCTTTAGTTGATTTAGTCAAGTCACTCGAACCTTGGGAGCTTTGCCTAAATGCATTGACAAACCTCAATCAAGCTCCCGTTGTTTCTGAACCTTCCGAAACAAAACAGCGCTTAGCTTGGTTTATCACAATGTATGCTAGCTCTTGGACAATTCAACCCAAAGAGCAATCTTTGAATGCAAAAGGCGAATGGGGAAAAGGTCGAAATGTTGCCTTGAAGCGTTTAGTGCGATCAAGTGAGGATTTTCCTTACTTAACCGAGCAAGATCAGAAAATTTGTGCTGGACTCAAAGCTTATTCATCAGGCGGATATTATGGACAGGTCGATTATCGATTTGACGAGAAAGCAATTCTAGGTTTAATCGGTCATCCCTATGTCTTTTGGGACGATGCACCAGGCACAAGGATTGAGGTAGTCCGAGGTGAGCCAGAATTGATTGTGAAAAAGGGAAAGCACGATCGCTTAACCTTAGAACTATCTCCAGCTCTCAAAGACAATCAAAGCATTTTATTAATCAAAGAAAGTCCAACTCGGCTGAAAATTATTGAACTGACGGCTGAGCATCGACGAATTGGAGAAATTCTAGGATCGCGCAACAAATTAGAAGTCCCTGAACAAGCGAAAGATCGAGTGCTCAATGCGATTCACGCAATCTCTGGACTGGTGACCGTTCATTCAGATATCGGTGGTGGTGTGAGTGCTGAAGAAGTACCTGCTGACCCAACTCCTAATTTTCATCTTCTGCCTGCACGATCCGGGCTGAGAGTTGCCGTATTAGTTCGTCCCTTTGCAACGGGTGGATCATACTATCGTCCTGGAATGGGCGGAGAAACTGTCATTGCAGAAGTCGAAGGTCAGCGATTACAGACTACACGAGACCTGAAGCTAGAACGAAAATTGGCAAATGATGCCATGCTCGACTGCGATATTTTAATGGAACATGAGCAAGAAGATGGCGAATGGCTCATTGAAGATCCAGAGGATTGTTTGGAGCTATTGCTAGAGCTTCAGGAATTGGGCGATCGCATTATTATTTCTCATCCCGAAGGTGAAAAGTTCCGCATTCGCCGCGAAGTTGGAATCGGCAATTTTCAGATGAAGATTCAACGCCAGCGAGATTGGTTTGAAGCCAGCGGTGAACTGAGAATTGACGAAGACTCAGTGCTGGAAATGCAACGGCTGTTAGAACTATTAGGACAATCGAACAGTCGATTTATTCGTCTAGAAGATGGTCAGTTTCTCGCACTCACCAAAGAGTTTCGCAAACGACTCGATGAATTTCGAGCGATCGCAGAACAGCAAGGCAAGAAAACCCGATTTCATCCACTTGCCGCAGTTGCGATCGAGGATTGGATCGATGAAATTGGCGAACTAGAAGCCGATCGATATTGGCAAAAACACATTCAAAAACTCAAAGAAGTAGAATCTCTCGATCCGGTTCTTCCTTCAACCTTACAAGCCGAACTTCGCGACTATCAAATCGAAGGATTTCGCTGGATGGCAAAGCTTGCTCACTGGGGCGTAGGAGCCTGTTTAGCCGATGGAATGGGATTAGGTAAAACGTTGCAATCGATCGCCTTAATCCTCACTCGTGCTGCGAATGGAGCAACGTTAGTCATCGCTCCAACTTCGGTGTGCTTGAACTGGATTAGTGAAGTTGAGCGTTTTGCTCCAACGTTGAATGTTGTGCAATTTGGAAGTGGCGATCGCCAAAAAGTTCTCGATCGTCTACAACCGTTTGACATTTTGATTTGCAGCTATGGCTTACTTCAGCAAGATGACGTTGCCCAAAAGCTAGCTCAAATCGAATGGCAAACCATTGTGCTCGATGAAGCTCAATCGATTAAGAACTTTGCAACTAAGCGATCGCAAGCTGCAATGAACCTCAGAGGCGGTTTCAAACTGATTACAACCGGAACCCCGATCGAGAATCACTTAGGCGAATTGTGGAATCTATTCCGATTTATCAATCCTGGCTTACTCGGTTCACTGGAGCAATTTAACGAACGTTTTGCGACTCCAATCGAACGATTTGAAGATAAACAAGCCCGAACTCGCTTAAGAAAACTGATTCAACCGTTCATCCTGCGCCGGACTAAAACCCAAGTCTTACAAGAACTACCTTCTCGAACTGAGATTGTCCTGCATGTCGAGTTAAGTCCTGACGAACGGCTTTTCTATGAAGCGCTGAGAAAAAGTGCAATGCAGCGTCTTGCAGAATCCGACGCAACTGCGGGACAAAAGCACTTGCAAGTCTTAGCTGAGATTATGAAGCTTCGTCGATCGTGCTGTAATACTCGATTAGTAACTCCCGACTCTCCACTTCCTAGTGCGAAGCTGCAACTGTTTAGCGAAGTGCTAGAAGAATTGCTTGATAACAAACATAAAGTTCTCGTCTTTAGTCAATTCGTCGATCATCTCAAGATTTTGCAAGAACTATTGAAAGAAAAAGCGATCGCTTATCAATACCTCGATGGCTCCACTTCAACCCCTGAACGCAAGAAGCGGATTAATGCCTTCCAAGCAGGTGAAGGCGATGTGTTCTTAATTAGCCTGAAAGCAGGAGGAACAGGACTCAATCTGACAGCCGCAGACTATGTGATTCATATGGATCCGTGGTGGAATCCAGCCGTTGAAGATCAAGCTAGCGATCGTGCACACCGAATTGGTCAGCAGCGTCCTGTGACAATCTATCGACTCGTGGCAAAAGACACGATCGAAGATAAGATTGTCGATCTCCATCAACACAAACGCGAGCTAGCAGATAGCTTACTAGAAGGCACAGAAGTCAGCGGCAAAATCTCGACCGATGAACTGCTTCACTTGATTCAAGAAGGTTAAATCAGTTCAAGCTTTGCCAGTACCAATCAAGCTTCTGAAGAGAATGCGATCGCAAAGCACTTTGACTTTAAGAGTAGCAATCGTTAGATTCTCGTTCAATTTCTGATGGCTCCGAATCACTCTGATGACTCCGAACAAGTCTCTGAGCAATATGGGCAAGAAATTCCTTCTTGATACAGAGGAGAGGCTTTTTCATCGGGAGAGATTGGATGTCCGCAGGCATAGCACATATCATACGAGCCATCTTTGACTCCTTGCGTCACTGCCACCCGTTGGTCAAACACAAAACATTCGCCCCGCCACAAGCTCTCCTCTAAAGGCACTTCTTCCAAATACTTGAGAATCCCGCCTTCCAAGTGATAGACCTGCTTAAATCCTTGAGACAGCAGATACGCCGAAGCTTTTTCGCAGCGAATTCCGCCTGTGCAGAACATTGCAACTTTCTGATGCTGAGTTGGGTCAAGCTGCGATCGCACATAGTCTGGAAACTGTCGAAACGAAGCAGTTTCAGGATCGATCGCCCCTTCAAAACTGCCGACACTGACCTCAAATCGATTGCGCACGTCAATCACGATCGTCTCAGGATCAGAAATCACCGCATTCCACTCTTGCGGTTTCACATAGGTTCCAACTTGCTGAGTCGGATCGACTTCAGGAATGCCTAAGGTGACGATTTCTTTTTTGAGTTTGACCTTCAAGCGATCGAACATCCGCGATTCGGTTTCAGATTCTTTCACGTTCAGGTCAGCAAATCTTGAATCGCTGCGGAGATAGTCGAGAACTTGAGCGATCGCAGGTCTTGATCCCGCGATCGTGCCATTAATTCCTTCCTGCGCCAGCAGAATCGTGCCACGAATTTCTTGCTCTTGACACAGAGCCAGTAAAGGAGCGCGCAACTCCACATAATCTGGGAGAGAAACGAACTTGTAAAAAGCAGCAACCAACATGAGAGATGAAGAATCAGGGATTCTAGTTTAGCGTTTTCCGTCTAAAGTTTGATCCAGAAAAACGGGCGAAAGAGAATACTGAGCGATCGAGATAAAATAGGAATACTTTCAGGAGGTGAATCCTGTGACCGCCTCAATTACGTTACAACTTCCAGAACGACTCTATCAACGTTTGGTCAGCACTGCTCAAGCAACTCAGCAGCCATTGGAAGCTGTCATTCTCCATGCGCTAGAAGTCGGAAGCCCTCCAGATTGGGATGACGTTCCCGAAGAATTTCAGGTGGACTTAGCTGCTCTCGATCGATTAGACGACAATGCACTCTGGTCGATCGCCCGGAGCCATCAACATTCACCTGACACAGCCCGGTATGATGAATTGCTCGAACTCAATCGAGAAAGCAGCTTGAGTGATACTGAAAAACTTGAACTTGCTCAACTCAGACAAACAGCCGATGCTTTCATGCTTCGTAAAGCCCATGCAGCAACGCTCTTGCGCTGGCGCGGACACCTGATCCCAACGCCTTAAAAATTTGTGTCAAACTACATTCCAGTTGAGCTACGAAATCAGATTGAAATCAGCGATCGCGGTCGGTGCTGCTACTGTTTGACTCAAGCAGTCAACAGTGGAATTGATCTATCCTTTGATCACATTCTTCCACGCTCAAAGGGAGGAAAAACAGTCTTTGAAAATGTCTGCCTTGCTTGTCGAGCCTGCAACGAATTCAAATCAGATACGACAGAATCTACTGACCCACTCACTGCAACCACCGTTCCCTTGTTCAATCCACGCTGTCAAAACTGGAATGATCACTTTACCTGGAGTGAGGATGGTACAACTGTCGAAGGGCTAACTGTAGTTGGGCGATCGACGATTTTGGCATTGCAGATGAATCGAGCAATTATTCGAGTCGCTCGAAAACGTTGGGTATCGAGTGGATGGCATCCACCTAAAGATTGAGGCAGACAAATACCCAGCAGAGACTCGATCACTTAATGCGACGTGGTTTTAAGCAGTTGAAGAACTTTCGGCATCGGGAGAATGTGCAAAGAGTTTGTTCAGAATAGGCGAATTGATGAAGTCTTGGGCAAATTACTGACGTTACTGAGTCGGGGGGAATACTGTATCAGTATGTGCTGAGATCCCCCTAGGCAACATGAGTAAAAAAGAACTAAGTGAAGCTGATATTTGCGATCGCTACATTACCCCATCAATCCACAATGCAGGCTGGAAAAAGAGCCAGATTCGACGCGAGTATTACTTCACAGACGGTCAGATGCTCGTTCGGGGTCAGATGACCGGACGGGGAAAACGGAAGTTTGCAGACTATCTGTTGTTTTATCAAACGAATCAGCCGATCGCGATTATTGAGGCGAAGGACAATAACCATAGCGTTCGAGCGGGGATGCAGCAGGCACTTGCCTATGCCGAGGTGTTGGAGGTTCCCTTTGTGTTTTCTTCTAATGGGGACGGGTTTGTGCTGCACGATCGCAGTGGGACTTATGCTCAAGTCGAACAAGATATTAGCCTGGATGCGTTTCCGTCACCAGATGAGCTATGGGAGCGCTATAAGCAGTGGAAGCAGCTTCAGGATGCGAATGAAGCGTTGCTGAGTTCGTCGTATTTTGTGGAGATTGGTGGGAAAGAGCCTCGGTATTATCAGCAGCTTGCGGTGAATCGGACGATCGAAGCGATCGCACGGGGTCAAAAGCGGTGTTTGCTAGTGATGGCGACTGGAGCCGGAAAGACTTATACCGTTTTCAATATCATCTGGCGACTCTGGAAAACGAAGGTGGCAAAGCGGATTTTATTTCTTGCCGATCGCAATGCGCTGGTAGACCAGACGATCGTGAATGATTTTCGTCCCTTTGGTGAGGTGATGACGAAGCTCGATCGCAGGCTCGTCGATGAAACGGGACGGATGAATACGTCTTACGAGATTTATCTGGGTTTGTATCAGGCGATTATTGGTCATGAGGAGCGCGACAACCTTTACGAAAAGTTCGATCGTGATTTCTTCGATTTGGTGGTGATTGATGAGTGTCATCGAGGCAGCGCGGCAGAAGATTCCAATTGGCGGCAGGTGCTGGATTATTTTTCAGATGCAATTCAGGTCGGGCTGACTGCAACACCCAAGGAAACGAAGTACGTCTCGAATATTGATTATTTTGGGGAGCCGATTTTCCAATACTCGTTGAAACAGGGGATCGAGGATGGGTTTCTGGCTCCGTTTCGAGTGGTGCGAGTCAATTTGGATAAAGATCTGGACGGATGGACACCTGAAGCTGGAGAATCCGACGATTTGGGGCAGTTGATTGAGGAACGGGAATATAACCTGCGGGACTACGATCGCACGATTTTCTTCAAACAGCGGACTGAGTTGGTGGCGGAATATGTGAGCCAATTTCTGCATGAGGGTGATCCGATGCGGAAGACGATCGTGTTTTGTGAAAATATTTTCCATGCGGAACAGATGCGAAGCGCGATCGCGAACGTGGATTTGAACCGGGAATTGGTTCAGAAAGATCATCGCTACGTTATGCAGATTACGGGCGATGAGAAGGAAGGGAAGGCGCAATTGGATAACTTTATCAATCCGAAAGAAGCTTATCCAGTGATTGCGACGACCTCGAAGTTGATGACGACTGGGGTGGATGCTCAGACGTGTCAGGTGATTGTGCTCGATCGACGGATTCAATCGATGACGGAGTTTAAGCAGATCATTGGGCGGGGCACTCGGTTGCGTCCTGATTATGGCAAGAATTACTTCACGATTATTGATTTTCGCGGGGCGACTCAGCTTTTTGAAGACAAGGATTGGGATGGGCCACCGATTCAAGATCAGGAATTTGGTCAGGGGGGACGATCGACGGATTCTCAATCCGAGGGTGAAGAAAATGGCGGAAATGAGACAGAGACGAGAGAGCAACTGAAGTATCAGGTGAGTCGCCAAGAGTTTCAAGTTGCGAGGGAGCGGGTGAGCTACTACGGCAAAAATGGTGAACTGACCACGGAATCGCTGAAAGACTATACTCGCCGTACTGTGAGTGAGACTTATCAGTCGCTCGATCGCTTTTTGACCAAGTGGCATGAAGTCGATCGTAAGCAAGCGATTCTCGATGAGTTGAGAGAGCATGGCGTGATTGTGGAAGCCCTAGAAGAGATGGTGGGCAAGGATTATGACTTGTTTGATTTGGTTTGCTATGTGGCGTTCGATCGTCCACCTTTAACCCGGAAGGAACGGGCGGAGAAGGTTCGCAAGCGGGATGTGTTTGCCAAGTACAGTGGAGCGGCGCGATCGGTGTTGGATGCGTTGCTGGATAAGTATGCAGATCAGGGCGTGATCTCGATCGAGGATGGAACGGTTTTACAGCTTGATCCGTTTACCCAGATGGGGACGACGGTGGAATTGGTCAGAAGCTTTGGAGGGAAGCAACAATACAAAGCTGCTGTTCGGGAATTGGCGCAACTGCTGTACGAAGATCAGGGCGCTTGAGCTTTTTGACCGATTTGGGGTACAACTGTCTCTTAGTCTGCAAGGGAGAACAGTTGTATGTCGCTAAGTGCCACCATCAAATCGATTCAAGACATCATGCGAAAAGATGTGGGGGTGGATGGCGATGCTCAACGGATCGGGCAGTTGGGCTGGATGCTGTTTTACAAGATTTTTAGCGATCAGGATGCGGAGTTAGAAATCAATGAAGAGGATTATGAGTCTCCGATTCCGTTAAATTTGCGCTGGCATGAGTGGGCAGACAGCGATCGATTGGGAAAGAATGCGCTGACTGGGAAGGATTTGCTGGAGTTGATTGATGGGCAATTGTTTCCCAAGCTTAAAACCTTGGAGGTGGATGAGCTAGAGGGTGTTGCTAGAGAGCGAGCGTTATTGCTGCGGAGTGTGTTTGAGGATGCCTACAACTACATGAAGTCGGGGACGCTGCTGCGGCAGGTCGTGGATAAGATTAACGAAAGCATCGATTTTAATCAGTCTAAGACGCGGCATTTGTTTGGGGATCTG is part of the Leptolyngbya boryana PCC 6306 genome and harbors:
- the hsdR gene encoding EcoAI/FtnUII family type I restriction enzme subunit R, which encodes MSKKELSEADICDRYITPSIHNAGWKKSQIRREYYFTDGQMLVRGQMTGRGKRKFADYLLFYQTNQPIAIIEAKDNNHSVRAGMQQALAYAEVLEVPFVFSSNGDGFVLHDRSGTYAQVEQDISLDAFPSPDELWERYKQWKQLQDANEALLSSSYFVEIGGKEPRYYQQLAVNRTIEAIARGQKRCLLVMATGAGKTYTVFNIIWRLWKTKVAKRILFLADRNALVDQTIVNDFRPFGEVMTKLDRRLVDETGRMNTSYEIYLGLYQAIIGHEERDNLYEKFDRDFFDLVVIDECHRGSAAEDSNWRQVLDYFSDAIQVGLTATPKETKYVSNIDYFGEPIFQYSLKQGIEDGFLAPFRVVRVNLDKDLDGWTPEAGESDDLGQLIEEREYNLRDYDRTIFFKQRTELVAEYVSQFLHEGDPMRKTIVFCENIFHAEQMRSAIANVDLNRELVQKDHRYVMQITGDEKEGKAQLDNFINPKEAYPVIATTSKLMTTGVDAQTCQVIVLDRRIQSMTEFKQIIGRGTRLRPDYGKNYFTIIDFRGATQLFEDKDWDGPPIQDQEFGQGGRSTDSQSEGEENGGNETETREQLKYQVSRQEFQVARERVSYYGKNGELTTESLKDYTRRTVSETYQSLDRFLTKWHEVDRKQAILDELREHGVIVEALEEMVGKDYDLFDLVCYVAFDRPPLTRKERAEKVRKRDVFAKYSGAARSVLDALLDKYADQGVISIEDGTVLQLDPFTQMGTTVELVRSFGGKQQYKAAVRELAQLLYEDQGA